One segment of Candidatus Pelagibacter ubique HTCC1062 DNA contains the following:
- a CDS encoding CoA-binding protein gives MNDKIKEILSKYKTIAMVGVSKDDKKPSTIVMKYMQKYGFKVIPVNPSAKGQKILGEEVFEKLEDINIPIDIVDVFRPSSEANKYAEESVKIGAKVLWLQLGIRSIDAKELVESNDIEYIENRCTKMEYQKLFLNINPAFPVLQS, from the coding sequence GTGAACGATAAAATAAAAGAAATTCTCTCAAAGTATAAAACAATAGCGATGGTGGGTGTTAGTAAAGATGATAAAAAGCCATCAACAATAGTGATGAAGTATATGCAAAAATATGGTTTTAAAGTTATTCCAGTTAATCCAAGTGCCAAAGGTCAAAAGATTTTAGGAGAAGAGGTTTTTGAAAAACTTGAAGATATTAATATACCTATTGATATCGTAGATGTATTTAGACCATCATCTGAAGCTAACAAGTATGCTGAAGAGAGTGTTAAAATTGGAGCTAAAGTTCTTTGGTTACAACTTGGAATTAGAAGCATTGATGCTAAAGAATTAGTGGAGAGTAATGATATTGAGTATATTGAAAATAGATGTACAAAGATGGAATATCAAAAGCTTTTTTTAAATATAAACCCTGCTTTTCCAGTATTACAAAGTTAA
- a CDS encoding aromatic ring-hydroxylating oxygenase subunit alpha, whose amino-acid sequence MSENLKNLQLSKILDLEKIRVVGNPIEKAHGLPNECYTSSDYLSIERERIFKDKWTVIGVGSSVPNVGDAQPYNLLGIPLIILRDKEKKIRVFHNVCSHRGFKLLDEPCALKNVLRCPYHSWSYDFDGKLVATPHIGGLNVHETEKFDKSSSNLKEVKTKIWMDIIFININSNELEFDEYIKPLEERWSKFISKEDQKLLKHSKDHGYFSLDVKCNWKFAIENYCESYHLPWIHPELNKVSNISDHYHIQGLPNRFAGQGTNKYDQPVKGNQSFNNFPNWPKDLFKKAEYIALFPNVMIGLHVDHFYVFWLEPKSFSETKEHLTMYYVGDDSANGSEFTEMRKKNAEFWKEVMIEDIKAIEGMQEGRNSPVYNGGNFSPIMDNPTHEFHKWVATNLV is encoded by the coding sequence ATGTCTGAAAATCTTAAAAATCTTCAACTTTCGAAAATCTTGGACTTGGAAAAAATTAGAGTGGTTGGGAACCCCATCGAGAAAGCCCATGGCCTACCAAACGAGTGCTACACTAGCTCTGACTATCTAAGCATTGAAAGAGAGAGGATTTTCAAGGATAAATGGACGGTGATTGGCGTTGGAAGTTCTGTGCCAAATGTAGGAGATGCTCAACCTTATAATTTACTAGGCATCCCTCTTATTATTTTAAGAGATAAAGAGAAAAAAATAAGGGTATTTCACAATGTCTGCAGCCATAGAGGCTTCAAGCTTTTAGATGAGCCTTGTGCTTTGAAAAATGTCTTAAGATGTCCATACCACTCCTGGTCCTACGATTTTGATGGAAAGTTGGTTGCGACACCTCACATAGGAGGCCTAAATGTTCATGAGACAGAAAAATTCGATAAATCATCGAGCAATTTAAAAGAGGTTAAAACCAAAATTTGGATGGATATAATATTTATCAATATAAATAGTAATGAATTAGAGTTTGATGAATATATCAAGCCTCTCGAAGAAAGATGGTCAAAATTTATATCTAAGGAAGATCAAAAATTACTTAAGCACTCAAAAGATCATGGATACTTCAGTCTTGATGTTAAGTGTAATTGGAAGTTTGCAATAGAGAATTACTGTGAAAGTTATCACTTGCCTTGGATACATCCTGAATTAAATAAAGTTTCAAATATTAGTGATCATTACCATATTCAAGGTTTACCAAATAGATTTGCTGGCCAAGGAACAAATAAATATGATCAACCTGTTAAAGGAAATCAAAGTTTCAATAATTTTCCAAATTGGCCTAAAGACTTATTCAAAAAAGCTGAGTATATCGCTTTATTTCCAAATGTAATGATTGGTCTTCATGTAGACCATTTTTATGTTTTTTGGTTAGAACCTAAGTCTTTTAGTGAGACTAAAGAACATTTAACGATGTATTATGTTGGTGATGATAGTGCAAATGGTTCTGAGTTTACTGAGATGAGAAAAAAAAATGCAGAATTTTGGAAGGAAGTAATGATTGAGGATATAAAAGCTATTGAGGGTATGCAAGAAGGTAGAAATTCACCAGTATATAATGGTGGGAATTTTTCACCGATAATGGATAACCCTACACATGAATTTCATAAATGGGTTGCAACAAACTTAGTTTAA
- a CDS encoding DUF6691 family protein, which translates to MNKIISLICGIIFGIGLTVSQMIDPAKVLGFLNIFGEWDPSLAFVMIGALIISSPFFHLFKNNKKPIFADKFSYSNNKELNKKLIIGSSLFGAGWGLAGLCPGPAIASLALLNLNSVSFVIFMFVGFYLVKLLDLTIQAR; encoded by the coding sequence ATGAATAAGATTATATCTTTAATTTGTGGAATAATTTTTGGAATAGGTCTTACTGTTTCACAGATGATAGATCCCGCTAAAGTCTTAGGTTTTTTAAATATTTTTGGAGAATGGGACCCATCATTAGCATTTGTTATGATTGGAGCTTTAATAATATCCTCACCATTTTTTCATTTATTTAAAAATAATAAGAAACCAATTTTTGCTGATAAATTTTCTTATTCAAATAATAAAGAACTAAATAAGAAATTAATTATAGGTTCATCACTTTTTGGTGCAGGCTGGGGCTTAGCTGGATTATGTCCAGGACCTGCAATAGCCTCACTGGCTTTATTAAATTTAAATTCTGTAAGCTTTGTAATTTTTATGTTTGTTGGGTTTTATTTGGTTAAATTATTAGATTTAACAATCCAAGCACGATGA
- a CDS encoding YeeE/YedE family protein → MNIVNFTPISAFLGGSLIGLAVIIFFVFNGRLIGISGIASNFLTSKDNRFDNFLFLIGLIIGPIVYKIFTQQEINITISNSFYLLAIAGLLVGAGTRIGGGCTSGHGISGIGRFSLRSIIATVTFMIVGILTVLVKNLI, encoded by the coding sequence ATGAATATAGTTAATTTTACTCCAATCTCTGCATTTCTAGGTGGATCCTTAATTGGTTTAGCAGTAATTATTTTTTTTGTATTTAATGGTCGATTAATTGGAATAAGTGGAATTGCCAGTAATTTTTTAACTTCAAAAGATAATAGATTTGATAATTTTTTATTTTTAATTGGATTAATTATCGGACCTATTGTTTATAAAATATTTACTCAACAGGAAATCAATATCACAATTTCAAACTCATTTTATTTATTAGCAATTGCAGGCTTATTGGTTGGAGCTGGTACAAGAATAGGTGGTGGCTGTACTAGTGGACACGGCATCAGTGGTATTGGAAGATTTTCTTTAAGATCAATTATTGCAACAGTAACATTTATGATTGTTGGAATTTTAACTGTTTTGGTAAAAAATTTAATATGA
- a CDS encoding AAA family ATPase, which translates to MKIILIMGLPGSGKTTLANEIAPLLNAKRLNADEVRKEANDWDFSKEGRTRQASRMADFAKKLKDDGNYVVADFVCPTPEARNLFPADYIVWVNTIKEGRFDDTNKMFVKPEKFDCQVTTQDAKHWAPIIIKEIK; encoded by the coding sequence ATGAAAATAATATTAATTATGGGTCTTCCAGGATCTGGCAAAACAACTTTAGCAAATGAAATTGCTCCATTACTAAATGCTAAAAGACTTAATGCTGATGAAGTTAGAAAAGAAGCTAATGATTGGGATTTTTCAAAAGAAGGCAGAACAAGACAAGCAAGTAGAATGGCAGATTTTGCAAAAAAATTAAAAGATGATGGAAATTATGTCGTAGCAGACTTTGTTTGCCCAACACCGGAGGCAAGAAACTTGTTTCCTGCAGATTATATAGTTTGGGTAAATACAATAAAAGAGGGACGTTTTGACGATACTAACAAAATGTTTGTAAAGCCTGAAAAATTTGATTGTCAGGTTACAACTCAAGATGCTAAACATTGGGCACCAATAATTATAAAGGAGATAAAATAA
- a CDS encoding enoyl-CoA hydratase: MANLSNIKIKLLNKDIASIIINEPKTYNALSLKNLGDLIKAFKKLDENKNIKVIIIEGSGKGFSAGHNLKEVSGLKKREKYQKLFNLCSKLMLQIVEGKKPVIAKVHGAAFAAGCQLVASCDLAYSTNDAIFATPGVNIGLFCSTPMVAVSRKVNRKRMMHMLLTGEPIKADYAKEIGLVNNHFSKSKLNNEVLKVAKTIASKSSLTIKIGKQTFYNQLEMPLRKAYAYTSKMMTKNMMAMDAKEGISAFLQKRKPKWKHK, from the coding sequence ATGGCAAACTTAAGTAATATTAAAATTAAACTTTTAAATAAAGATATTGCTTCAATCATCATTAATGAGCCAAAAACCTATAACGCTCTTTCATTAAAAAATTTAGGAGATTTAATTAAAGCTTTTAAAAAACTAGATGAAAACAAAAATATTAAGGTAATAATTATCGAAGGGTCTGGAAAAGGTTTTAGTGCGGGTCACAATTTAAAAGAAGTAAGTGGATTAAAGAAAAGAGAAAAATATCAAAAACTTTTTAATCTTTGCTCAAAGTTGATGCTTCAAATAGTTGAAGGAAAAAAGCCAGTTATTGCAAAAGTTCATGGAGCAGCATTTGCAGCAGGTTGCCAGTTAGTTGCAAGTTGTGATCTAGCTTACAGTACTAATGATGCAATTTTTGCAACACCAGGTGTAAATATAGGCTTATTTTGTAGCACACCGATGGTTGCTGTTAGTAGAAAGGTTAATAGAAAAAGAATGATGCATATGCTGTTAACGGGAGAGCCTATTAAAGCAGATTACGCAAAAGAAATTGGACTAGTTAATAATCATTTTTCTAAATCAAAATTAAACAATGAAGTATTAAAAGTTGCTAAAACTATTGCTTCAAAATCAAGTCTTACAATTAAAATTGGAAAACAAACTTTTTATAATCAATTAGAAATGCCATTGAGAAAAGCTTACGCATACACTAGTAAAATGATGACTAAAAATATGATGGCAATGGATGCTAAAGAAGGCATATCAGCGTTTCTACAAAAGAGAAAACCTAAGTGGAAACATAAGTAG
- a CDS encoding DUF4170 domain-containing protein has protein sequence MKNFYVVAGIHKDPNKIETIIKDTEKKFGPFEEIEANNLAKSLIQKNIDDFYHRAWIVKSNNLTK, from the coding sequence ATGAAAAATTTTTACGTAGTTGCTGGTATTCATAAAGATCCAAATAAAATTGAAACTATCATTAAAGATACAGAAAAAAAATTTGGACCTTTTGAGGAGATTGAAGCTAATAATTTAGCTAAGAGTTTAATTCAAAAAAATATAGATGATTTTTATCATCGTGCTTGGATTGTTAAATCTAATAATTTAACCAAATAA